A stretch of Fulvia fulva chromosome 4, complete sequence DNA encodes these proteins:
- a CDS encoding Fe(II)/2-oxoglutarate-dependent dioxygenase nvfI has product MSTQTNTQTQQKFGVSNDIPIPRGEAHSKLVFYAPPADGSAPWNYVEQPPEGSPQRNYTEDSHEVTINDIRGREQDFDMNVNGFGTISGIESKEKDFTEDESIKANYYPEVEKLVLDHVPGAKRVFIFDHTVRRSDPNAKRAPVNRAHIDQTTRSANMRVDYHMGDEAEELKNGRVRLINVWRPLNGPVVASPLAYADSRSVPDDDIVPVEHRYPHRTGETAGVKYTNNGKWYYWSGMKNDERILLQCYDSEDGARTPHSAFVDPRTQADWPGRESIEVRTLVFG; this is encoded by the coding sequence ATGTCGACACAAACCAACACCCAGACACAGCAAAAGTTCGGTGTGTCGAATGACATCCCAATACCTCGTGGCGAAGCACACTCGAAGCTCGTTTTCTACGCCCCACCGGCAGATGGCTCAGCACCGTGGAACTACGTCGAGCAGCCGCCAGAGGGCTCGCCACAGCGCAACTACACCGAAGACAGCCACGAAGTCACAATCAACGACATCCGAGGCCGAGAACAAGACTTCGACATGAACGTCAACGGCTTTGGCACGATCTCAGGCATTGAGAGTAAAGAGAAGGATTTCACAGAGGACGAGTCGATCAAGGCGAATTACTATCCTGAGGTCGAGAAGCTGGTTTTAGACCACGTACCTGGTGCGAAGCGAGTGTTCATCTTCGACCACACAGTGCGAAGGTCAGACCCAAACGCAAAGCGAGCGCCTGTCAACCGCGCACACATCGACCAGACAACTCGGTCTGCAAACATGAGGGTCGACTATCACATGGGTGACGAGGCAGAAGAGCTCAAGAACGGTCGTGTCCGCCTGATCAATGTCTGGCGACCATTGAATGGTCCAGTCGTTGCATCGCCCCTCGCATATGCCGACTCGAGATCTGTGCCAGATGATGACATCGTGCCTGTCGAGCATCGCTACCCACACAGAACTGGCGAGACTGCTGGAGTCAAGTATACCAACAACGGCAAGTGGTATTACTGGTCTGGCATGAAGAACGACGAGCGAATCCTGCTGCAGTGCTATGATAGCGAGGATGGTGCACGTACACCGCACTCAGCATTTGTTGATCCCAGGACACAAGCGGACTGGCCTGGTCGTGAAAGTATCGAGGTTAGGACTTTGGTGTTTGGTTGA
- a CDS encoding Cytochrome P450 monooxygenase, whose product MASLKSALLAVGTGVASHLFYFRIGEHHMMPVMYLQLISLACIASTFALVNFTGATVLGALSTVAAFAACWFTGVYGSLLTYRLLFHPLNEFAGPWQARLGDLWMSSQLTGLNAYHVFDDLHKRHGRFVRVGSNTLSITDPDTMQPAYGANARVTKADWYDGSVPHHSMHTTRDKGLHDRRRRVWAPAFSDKALREYEATVQEFNDKLVEKVAEAKGSPMNMTTWFNLYSFDVMGRLAFGKDYGMIESGKRHWALDLLTEGMGISAYKIPTWVFRILLSIPGAAQGYHKFLKFCSDELRWRVKNGKNFNKDITGWLLKAYAGEAHPEEDPMLQGDARLIIVAGSDTTSATLTYLFYHLAQDPSHVKKLRDELRPLTQGEWSDKDIQHADHLNGAINEALRLHPPVPSGIMRKTPPEGVQLGDVYIPGNITFCTPLYPMGRDDRIYPQADSFVPERWYSKPDMVKHQDAFAPFSMGPFNCIGRNLARMELRTLTAQLLLKYDVAFAPGEDGTRILTKTKDHFTVSVGQLDLGFKPVSS is encoded by the exons ATGGCATCTCTAAAATCTGCACTCCTGGCAGTTGGCACTGGAGTTGCCAGTCACTTGTTCTATTTCAGAATCGGCGAGCACCACATGATGCCAGTCATGTACCTTCAGCTCATCTCTTTGGCATGCATCGCATCAACTTTCGCTCTCGTCAACTTCACGGGAGCCACTGTCCTCGGCGCGCTGAGCACCGTAGCAGCCTTTGCGGCTTGCTGGTTCACGGGAGTCTATGGAAGCCTTCTTACCTATCGACTACTCTTCCATCCTTTGAACGAGTTCGCAGGACCATGGCAAGCCAGACTGGGTGACTTATGGATGTCCTCGCAATTGACGGGTCTCAATGCCTATCATGTCTTCGACGACCTGCACAAGAGACATGGCCGCTTTGTTCGAGTTGGGTCGAATACGCTGTCGATCACGGATCCAGACACGATGCAGCCAGCTTATGGAGCTAATGCTCGTGTTACGAAGGCGGACTGGTATGATGGGTCGGTACCTCATCATAGCATGCATACTACCAGAGACAAAGGTCTACATGACCGGAGGAGACGTGTCTGGGCACCGGCTTTTAGCGATAAAGCTTTGCGGGAGTACGAGGCTACGGTGCAGGAGTTTAATGATAAGCTCGTGGAGAAGGTCGCGGAGGCCAAGGGCTCTCCAATGAACATGACTAC GTGGTTTAACCTATACAGCTTCGATGTCATGGGGCGACTGGCGTTTGGTAAGGACTATGGCATGATCGAGTCAGGAAAACGCCATTGGGCGCTGGACCTCTTGACGGAAGGCATGGGAATAAGCGCATACAAGATTCCTACCTGGGTCTTCCGCATTCTGTTATCAATCCCGGGTGCTGCACAAGGCTACCACAAGTTCCTGAAGTTTTGCTCAGATGAGCTACGATGGCGGGTCAAGAACGGCAAGAACTTCAACAAAGACATCACGGGATGGCTGTTGAAAGCCTATGCAGGCGAAGCACACCCTGAAGAGGATCCAATGCTTCAAGGCGATGCTCGCTTGATCATTGTGGCTGGCAGTGACACGACCTCAGCGACGTTGACATACCTATTCTACCACCTGGCTCAGGATCCAAGTCATGTGAAAAAGCTACGGGATGAGCTTCGCCCGCTTACGCAAGGAGAATGGAGTGACAAGGATATTCAGCATGCTGATCATCTCAATGGCGCGATCAACGAGGCTTTGAGGCTGCACCCACCAGTGCCTAGTGGAATCATGAGGAAGACGCCGCCGGAAGGTGTTCAGCTTGGTGATGTGTACATTCCAGGAAACATCACCTTTTGCACGCCGCTGTATCCCATGGGCAGAG ATGATCGCATATATCCACAAGCCGACTCCTTCGTGCCGGAACGATGGTATTCGAAGCCTGACATGGTCAAGCATCAAGATGCTTTCGCGCCATTTAGCATGGGGCCCTTCAACTGCATTGGCAGAAATC TCGCACGCATGGAACTACGTACACTTACGGCTCAGCTGTTGTTGAAGTACGATGTTGCTTTTGCTCCCGGCGAAGATGGAACGAGGATCTTGACTAAGACAAAGGACCATTTCACTGTGTCTGTTGGTCAGCTTGATCTGGGGTTCAAACCTGTTTCGAGCTAG